The genomic interval CTGTCGGTACCGGATACGGATCGCCCGTTGCCTTCGGTGGCAAAGTCATCTTTAACCATCGCGTCGACGACACCGACATCGTCGAGTGTCACGGCGCCGTCGATGGAGAACTGCTTTGGAAATCCGAGTTCCCGACCACGGCCACGTGTGAGTATGAATACAGCGACGGACCTTACAGCACACCCGTGATCGATCCCGCTTCGGCCCGCGTGTTCAACGTCACTGGCGATGGCTCGATGGTCTGCTTGGAACTCGAATCGGGAAACATTCTCTGGCAACGTGACTTGAACAAAGAATACTCGGTCGCGCCCGAGTTGTTTCCCGTCGGCGGATCACCGTATCTCGACGTCTCGGCGTCACGTCCCGGCGGCCAGTTGATCTTTAACTTGGGCGCGGCCGACCGAGGTGCCGGAGTGATCTCGCTGGACCCGACGACGGGTGAGACGATTTGGGAATCGGGCAGGTGCGGCGTGGGTTATTGCACGCCGTTGGTGACAACGATTCATGACCAACGGTTCTTATTCATTTTTATGGATCAAGGCATCCTGTGCTTGGATCCCGACAGTGGCACGATCGATTGGGAGGAAACCCATTTCAGTCGCGCTCCGATGTCGTACAACGCGGTTTCACCGATGTGTATCGATGACAAGATTCTGGCCGTGACCGGTCCCGGACCGGGTGCGATCTGTTTGCAAATCAAGCCCGACCGCAGCCATGAAGTTGTCTGGAAAAACCGGCGTGTGATCGATTGTCAATACAACGCCTTGATGTTGCGGGACGGTTACGTGTACGCGTTTACGGCGGCCGGTCAAGGCGGCGCGGAACTCCGCTGCGTCGAGTTTGCCACGGGCGACCTGCAATGGCGCTACCACAGCTTGTTGCGTCGAGGCCAAGGCCTGATCGCCAACGACGTGATCGTCTTACTCGGAGAATCGGGGCATCTTGCCGCACTGGAATGCACTCCAGAGCAGCCCAAAGTCCTCGCGTTCACCAAAGAACCCCTGATGGCGGGCTCCTGTTACTGTTCGCCGGCCTTGGACAATGGAATTCTGATCCTCAAAGACGAATCCCGAGTCGCAGCGTTCGACGTCAGCGGCGTCGCCAAATAGCAGATCAGGTGCAAAAAAGTGGTCCCGGGCGTCATCACTTCCGCCGGACTTGCCCCGGTTCGGAGCAACAACTGGCAGCTACCGTCAATACAGCAAATCACCTCCCCACCGCCCGAGAATCGCCTCTGGCGATTCTCGGGCGGTGGGGAATTTCTGTTAGCGTGCGAGGGTAGCCGTGGGCTGTTCAGAATTTGGCGTCGTGGCACTATGGCGCTCCGCAAGTTTCTGTCACCAATCCCGGCGCAGCTGGTGGCCCCCAGTGAGCCTCAGGCGCTAGCCGTGGGCCTGAGGCGGATTGTGGTACTGGCCCACGGCTAGCGCCTGAGGCTCACACTGATTGCGATGCATGGAACAAAAACATGGACTGAAAAAACAGTTTCAACACCAAATTTTGAACAGCCCACGGTAGCCCTCAATTAAAACCTCCGCCGAGACAAGCTCGGCGGAAGGAGCTTCGCGGAACAAGCCTTGCGAACCTGAATCACGCGACGCCCCCAACTTTTTGCTGAGTCCAGCCTGATCCTCACGCGAAGAAAAACAAACGGGGCCTCCGTTTCAATCGAGTCAGTTAACCTTCATTTTGCGATCCAACAAGTACGTCAGGCTTTCTAGCCTGACATACACCGGTGAAGCTTTCAATCGAGTCAGCTGACCCTCATTTTGCGACGGTTATGGAAGCCTTGGGTACGGAACTCAAGCCAAAGTTTCAATCGAGTCAGCTGACCCTCATTTTGCGACTCAAGACGATTCGCGATTTGGGGAAGTCTACAAGATCATCGTTTCAATCGAGTCAGCTGACCCTCATTTTGCGACACCCCGCAGTTGCTCGAACGCAATGCGGAATACGGTAAAAGTTTCAATCGAGTCAGCTGACCCTCATTTTGCGACCGCCGAAGCGGCTTAGATGGACCAAGAATGTGAGGGGTGTTTCAATCGAGTCAGCTGACCCTCATTTTGCGACATATCACTTCAGCCGTGGGCGATACAAAGGGTATGCGAAAGGTTTCAATCGAGTCAGCTGACCCTCATTTTGCGACCCTGTCTCTCGTCGTCTCGGCTGTCAACGCGGAAGAGCCGCAGTTTCAATCGAGTCAGCTGACCCTCATTTTGCGACTCAGCTTTATGCTGTCTCGTAGTCGTCGTCGACGAAGAGTTTCAATCGAGTCAGCTGACCCTCATTTTGCGACCGCGGTTTCTTGGGCCGCTTTCGAATCGTAACGGCTAAGTATCGCGGCGGCAAGCTTTTACGTTGATTCATCTCAAAATCCTAGAAATACGAACATCCGCAGCGCCACCCAGTCTGACACTGCCGGTGGCAAACGGTTTGTCGTTTCCTTACCGCAGTCACACTTTGACCGCTGTCGCAAGTCCGGGACAAGCATCGAACCTCTCACGACGCGCCCACATCCGGGGC from Stieleria varia carries:
- a CDS encoding PQQ-binding-like beta-propeller repeat protein encodes the protein MKSPAPTSFRALQPRNGIRQNYLWRLLTLCLSVLLASLIGCSEKSSSVDLELPLVEPTLADTPDAGAIAEYQQRAADALPSDAAATQAWTSLLGPNRNGWTAQSISPSWGDAMPALLWETPVGTGYGSPVAFGGKVIFNHRVDDTDIVECHGAVDGELLWKSEFPTTATCEYEYSDGPYSTPVIDPASARVFNVTGDGSMVCLELESGNILWQRDLNKEYSVAPELFPVGGSPYLDVSASRPGGQLIFNLGAADRGAGVISLDPTTGETIWESGRCGVGYCTPLVTTIHDQRFLFIFMDQGILCLDPDSGTIDWEETHFSRAPMSYNAVSPMCIDDKILAVTGPGPGAICLQIKPDRSHEVVWKNRRVIDCQYNALMLRDGYVYAFTAAGQGGAELRCVEFATGDLQWRYHSLLRRGQGLIANDVIVLLGESGHLAALECTPEQPKVLAFTKEPLMAGSCYCSPALDNGILILKDESRVAAFDVSGVAK